Below is a genomic region from Burkholderia pseudomultivorans.
CTTGTCGATGCCGATCATCTCGACCACCGGCGGATTCGTCATGAACGCTCCCTCGAAGCGGTTGCGATCCGGGCGGCGCCCTGCCGCCCGTGCGCGATCTCAGTATTTGCGGGTCGGCAGCACCTGCGCGGCGACGCTCATCGGGAACACGGTTTCGTTCGTCACGATCCGCTTGGGCAGCGACTTGCCGGCGACGACGTCCTTCACCGCGCTCATCAGCTGCGGCCCGAGCAGCGGGCTGCATTCGACGTCGACGTTGATCTTGCCGGCGATCATCGCCTGGAAGCCGCCCTTCGTCGCATCGAACGACACCACGCTCACGTCCTTGCCCGGCTTGATCCCGGCCTCCTCCATCGCCTGGATCGCGCCGAGCGCCATGTCGTCGTTGTGCGCGTAGACGACGTTGATCTGCTTGCCGTAGGTCTTCGCGAACGCTTCCATCACCTGCTTGCCGCCGGCGAGCGTGAAGTCGCCGCTCTGCGACGCGATCACCTTGAATTTCGGGTTGTTCCTGATCACTTCGAGCAGGCCCGCGCGACGATCGTTGGCCGGCGCCGAGCCGACCGTGCCCTGCAACTCGACGATGTTGATCGGACCCGCGTCGTTCTTGTAGCGCTCTTCGAGCCAGTGGCCGGCGCGGCGTCCTTCCTCGAGGAAGTCGGAACCGATCATCGTCACGTACAGCGACGGATCCTTCACGTCGACCGCGCGATCGGTCAGGATCACCGGGATGTGCGCGGCCTTCGCCTCGGTCAGCACCGGCTCCCAGCCCGATTCGACGACCGGCGAAAACGCGATCACGTCGACCTTCTGCGCGATGAACGAGCGGATCGCGCGAATCTGGTTTTCCTGTTTCTGCTGCGCGTCCGAGAACTTCAGGTTGATGCCGGCGTCCTTCGCCGCGCTCTTCACCGACACGGTGTTCGCGGTGCGCCATGCGCTCTCCGCGCCGACCTGCGAAAACCCGAGCGTGATCGGCTTTTGCTGCGCGTACGCGCCCACCGCGTAGGTCGTCGCCGCGGCGACGAGCGCACCGGCCGCCAGCTTCCTGAAAAATGTCATGGTTCGTCTCCGATGATGTCGTTGTGTGCCGCGGCGCTGTTCTGTTTCTGCGTGGCGCGAACGCGGCGCGGAGCTGCGCCGGTCCGTCCGGTCGATGCGCCCCGGATCAGTCTAGGAACAAGTCCGATAACCTTCCAATGAAATTTTGGATTGAAGCGATATTGGAATCGGCATACGTATAAACACCTAAGTGAGGATGGGTGCGGGCGCGGGCGAGCGTAGCCGCCGGGCGACGCTACAATATCGCCCCTTCTGTCGGGAGACGAAAATGTCCTGGTTCGTATACGAAGTACCCGAATACCACGAAGACGCTCCGCGCATCGAGCCCTTCAGCGACCTGCGTAGTCGTGTGCTGAAAGTCAGCGGCCAGGCCATGGCCGACGAACTGGAAAGCGTTCGCGAGAACGCCGCGGCGACCGCGGACACGCCCGAGCGCCCGCTGCGCACGCCGGAAAATCCGCATGTCTTTCCGATTCCTTACGCCGACTCCATGATCCTGGTCGGCTTCATCTTCGATCTGAAACGCGAGTTCCGGCAGCTGGTCGTATCGCCCGTGGAAATGCCCTGGCTCAAAGACGCGTAACGCGCACGCAGGAACGGACATCCGTGCACAATAGTCGCCATGCAAGCGCCAGACCTTGAACGCCTCGTCAGCATGACCATGCCCTTCGGCAAATACAAGGGGCGGCTCATTGCCGATCTCCCCGGGAATTACCTGAACTGGATGGCTCGCGAAGGATTTCCGCGCGGCGAAATCGGTCGGTTGCTCGCGTTGATGCACGAGATTGACCATAACGGCCTGAAGGGGCTGCTCGAGCCGCTGCGCAAACGCGGATAGAAGCGGTCGGGCGTGTGTCGCTGATCGCCATCGGCGACACACGCCCCACTCGGGTTCGGCGGCGATCACCGCGGCTTCAACGCAGACAGCGCGCTCCCGCCGACCGAACCCGCTGCCTCAAATATGCAAAGCCGCGCCAAGCGCGCGCAGCGCCGCCTCCTGCATCGCTTCACCGAGCGTCGGATGCGCGTGGATCGTGCCGCCGACATCCTCGAGCCGCGCGCCCATCTCGATCGACTGCGAGAACGCCGCAGCCAGCTCCGACACGCCGCGCCCGACCGCCTGCCAGCCGACGATCAGATGCGTGTCGCGCCGCGCGACGACGCGCACGAAACCGTCG
It encodes:
- a CDS encoding ABC transporter substrate-binding protein is translated as MTFFRKLAAGALVAAATTYAVGAYAQQKPITLGFSQVGAESAWRTANTVSVKSAAKDAGINLKFSDAQQKQENQIRAIRSFIAQKVDVIAFSPVVESGWEPVLTEAKAAHIPVILTDRAVDVKDPSLYVTMIGSDFLEEGRRAGHWLEERYKNDAGPINIVELQGTVGSAPANDRRAGLLEVIRNNPKFKVIASQSGDFTLAGGKQVMEAFAKTYGKQINVVYAHNDDMALGAIQAMEEAGIKPGKDVSVVSFDATKGGFQAMIAGKINVDVECSPLLGPQLMSAVKDVVAGKSLPKRIVTNETVFPMSVAAQVLPTRKY
- a CDS encoding DUF3820 family protein — its product is MQAPDLERLVSMTMPFGKYKGRLIADLPGNYLNWMAREGFPRGEIGRLLALMHEIDHNGLKGLLEPLRKRG